Sequence from the Agrococcus sp. SL85 genome:
ACATCAAGGGCGACCTCTCGGGCCTCGCGACGCCGGGCGCCCCGAGCGAGCAGCTGCTCGCACGCACGGCCGGCATCGGCCAGGCCTGGGAGCCGCGCGCCTTCCCCACGGAGTTCTACGCGCTCGGCGGCGAGGGCGTCGGCATCCCGATCCGCGCGACCGTGCTCTCCTTCGGGCCCGTGCTGCTCTCGAAGGTGCTCGGCCTCAACGCCACCCAGGAGTCGAGCCTCGGCATCGTCTTCGCCTACGCCGACGAGCAGCGGCTGCCGCTCCTCGACCTCAAGGACCTCCGCGAGCTGCTGCTGTGGCTCACGGGCGACGAGGGCAAGGCCGAGCTCAAGCGGCTCGGCGGCATCTCGACGCAGACGGCGGGCGTCATCCTGCGGGAGCTCACCGCCTTCAGCGAGCAGGGCGCCGACGTCTTCTTCGGCGAGACCGAGTTCTCGCCCCGCGAGCTGCTGCGCACGACGCCCGAGGGACTCGGCGTCGTCTCGATGCTCGAGCTGCCGGGCGTCGCGAGCCGGCCCGCGCTCTTCTCGACCTTCCTCATGTGGCTGCTCGCCGACCTCTTCGAGGACCTGCCGGAGGTGGGCGACCTCGACGCGCCGAAGCTCGTCTTCTTCTTCGACGAGGCGCACCTGCTGTTCCAGGACGCCTCGAAGGACTTCCTCGCCGCCATCACGCAGACGGTGCGCCTCATCCGCTCGAAGGGCGTCGGCATCGTGTTCGTCACGCAGACGCCGAAGGACGTGCCCGTCGACGTGCTCGCCCAGCTCGGCTCGCGCATCCAGCACCAGCTGCGCGCCCACACGCCCGACGACGCGACCGCGCTGCGCGCGACGGTGCGCACCTACCCGAGGTCGGGCTACGACCTCGAGCAGGTGCTCACGAGCCTCGGCATCGGCGAGGCGATCGTGACCGTCATGGACGAGCGAGGCGCCCCCACGCCCGTCGCGTGGACGCGGCTGCGCGCCCCGCAGGGCTCGATGCAGCCGACGCCGGAGACCGCGATGCGGCAGGCGGTGCAGGCGTCGCCGCTGCTCGCGACCTACGGCCCCGCGATCGACCGGGAGTCCGCCTACGAGCTGCTGCGGGCCCGGCTCGAGGCCGCGGAGGCCGCGGAGGCCACGGCGCGCGAGGTCGCCGCCCGGCAGGAGGCGGCCGAGGAGGAGGCGGCGCGGCTCGAGCGCGAGGCGCGGGCGAACCGCGGCTCCGGCTCGCGCACGCGCGCCGGCTCGGGCGGCGCGCGCCGGGAGGGCAACGTCGTCACCGACTTCATCGGCTCGCGCACCGGCCAGACGATCCTCCGCGAGATCGTGCGCGGCGTCTTCGGCACCCGACGCCGGTGACGCCCGCGACCCTGCTCGGCGCCGGCGGCGGCGATCGCGACGCCGAGGCGCAGCCCCACCAGGAGGCGCTGCGCCTGCAGCTCGTGTTCCTCTGCTCCGTCGCGCTCGTGCTCGGCGTCATGACGCTCGTGAGCCCCGCGGTGTGGGCAGGGCCGTGGGTGCCGATCGGCGGCGGTGTCCTGCTCGCCGCGACCGCGCTCGCCGCGGCCCTCGCGCTCGGGCGCCGCGAGCGCCCGACGCACTGGCTCGTCGCAGTGCCGCTGCTCGATCTCGCGGCGGTCGTCGCGCTGCT
This genomic interval carries:
- a CDS encoding helicase HerA-like domain-containing protein, with the protein product MAAAEAQVEEARRAEAEAEARLAALRDAAAAESAAATADASPEPAVAEAAPRGPLETAEVDAIRRGYAFEGRALELGALVNGDPDPGTQVRIPLRMLNRHGLVAGATGTGKTKTLQGLAEQLSAAGVPVFAADIKGDLSGLATPGAPSEQLLARTAGIGQAWEPRAFPTEFYALGGEGVGIPIRATVLSFGPVLLSKVLGLNATQESSLGIVFAYADEQRLPLLDLKDLRELLLWLTGDEGKAELKRLGGISTQTAGVILRELTAFSEQGADVFFGETEFSPRELLRTTPEGLGVVSMLELPGVASRPALFSTFLMWLLADLFEDLPEVGDLDAPKLVFFFDEAHLLFQDASKDFLAAITQTVRLIRSKGVGIVFVTQTPKDVPVDVLAQLGSRIQHQLRAHTPDDATALRATVRTYPRSGYDLEQVLTSLGIGEAIVTVMDERGAPTPVAWTRLRAPQGSMQPTPETAMRQAVQASPLLATYGPAIDRESAYELLRARLEAAEAAEATAREVAARQEAAEEEAARLEREARANRGSGSRTRAGSGGARREGNVVTDFIGSRTGQTILREIVRGVFGTRRR